One window from the genome of Salvia miltiorrhiza cultivar Shanhuang (shh) chromosome 7, IMPLAD_Smil_shh, whole genome shotgun sequence encodes:
- the LOC130992527 gene encoding protein IQ-domain 26-like, with amino-acid sequence MNMSFPLLKKKKEKMGKATKWLKGLLGMKKDKDNVESNSNCGDNKREKKRWSFAKSGKDSGGFNQIPVDIPAADSAWLRSYIGGTDKEQNKHAIAVAAATAAAADAAVAAAQAAVAVVRLTSQGKGGLYTGGRERLAAVKIQTVFRGFLARKALRALKGLVKLQALVRGYLVRKRAAATLHSMQALFRAQAAVRSQRARRSISNDYRYQLETRGRKPVDRFDENRSEFHSKRVVSTSCDPSVNTFDESPKIVEIDTCGPKSRSRRMNGCMSEYGDDHYYQAISSPLPCPGPARLSIPDCRHLQDFDWGFVTEDYKFPTAQNTPRFSCSGRAHVPVTPPKSVCGDSFFRPYSNCPNYMVNTQSFRAKLRSYSAPKQRPELGPKKRLSLNEIMASRSSFSAVRMQRSCSQVQEDFEF; translated from the exons ATGAACATGAGCTTCCCATTG ctaaaaaagaaaaaagaaaaaatggggaaAGCTACAAAGTGGTTGAAGGGCTTGCTTGGGATGAAGAAAGATAAAGACAACGTGGAAAGCAATTCAAATTGCGGCGATaataagagagagaagaagCGGTGGAGCTTTGCCAAGTCCGGCAAGGATTCCGGCGGATTTAATCAGATTCCGGTGGATATTCCGGCGGCCGATTCGGCTTGGTTGAGATCCTACATTGGTGGCACGGACAAGGAGCAGAATAAGCACGCTATCGCCGTGGCGGCGGCAACGGCAGCCGCCGCCGatgccgccgtcgccgccgcacAGGCTGCCGTGGCGGTGGTCAGGCTGACCAGCCAGGGGAAGGGTGGCTTGTATACAGGTGGCAGAGAGCGATTGGCTGCTGTCAAGATTCAAACGGTGTTTAGAGGATTTTTG GCCCGAAAAGCGTTACGGGCCTTAAAGGGGCTGGTGAAGTTGCAGGCCCTGGTTAGAGGCTACCTAGTGCGGAAACGTGCCGCTGCAACGCTTCATAGCATGCAAGCTCTATTCCGGGCCCAAGCGGCCGTCCGGTCTCAACGGGCCCGTCGTTCGATCAGCAATGATTATCGATACCAACTTGAAACACGAGGGAGAAAGCCCGTG GACCGATTTGATGAAAACAGGAGTGAGTTTCATAGCAAAAGGGTGGTCTCAACTTCTTGTGACCCTTCCGTCAACACATTCGATGAGAGCCCGAAAATCGTTGAAATTGACACGTGTGGCCCGAAATCGAGGTCCCGGAGGATGAATGGGTGCATGTCCGAGTATGGTGATGACCACTACTACCAAGCAATTTCGTCGCCTCTCCCATGCCCGGGCCCAGCCCGTTTGTCGATCCCCGACTGCCGCCACCTACAAGATTTCGATTGGGGGTTCGTCACCGAGGACTACAAGTTCCCCACTGCCCAAAACACCCCAAGGTTTTCGTGCTCGGGCCGGGCCCATGTCCCGGTGACACCACCCAAGAGCGTGTGTGGGGATAGCTTCTTTAGGCCGTACTCAAACTGCCCCAACTACATGGTGAACACACAATCGTTTAGGGCGAAGCTGAGGTCGTACAGCGCCCCGAAGCAGAGGCCCGAATTGGGCCCGAAGAAACGGCTGTCGTTGAACGAGATCATGGCATCAAGAAGTAGCTTCAGTGCCGTTAGAATGCAGAGGTCATGCTCTCAAGTTCAAGAAGATTTTGAATTTTAG